The following nucleotide sequence is from Vitis vinifera cultivar Pinot Noir 40024 chromosome 14, ASM3070453v1.
attaattaaaacaaataacttaacaCTTAAACAACATTCAAACactaataaaaacaaacaacctcaTCATTACATCACAGTTACCTTTATTCAAATTTAAGTCAAATCAAATCTCATCAGATTTCAGGcaaaaaaccaaacacaacTTAAGACCTATCTAATAACAGTACAATGACTTCACCTAAAACACCCCTCCCTTTGAAGTAACAACACCCACTACCCCCTCTGGATCTTCTTCCTATAAATGATCTCAAAGAAGGTGTCTACTAACCCCACCTCCCAGTCCATAAGGGCCCTATAAAATCCAGGATTCCATTATCTCTCCTCTCTTATCCAGCATTAATCCCCTTAAACATGGCTTTTTACTAACAGAATAATCCCAGATCTTGTTTATCAAATCATCCTGCACCACATCATACTAAAATTGCACTATCAACCATGCCCTATTACAAAGTAGTTTGTCTAAAGAAAGCCTCCCATCCTCTTTTGACCCAAAAGGCCCACCACAGAATACTCACAGCTTATGTCAGCACTCGACTGCCATCCCCTCCTTTCCCCATATTTACCAACTATCATTAGCCCCCCAGAACCTTTATTCTGCAACCCTAAATCTCCACAGTCATCGGCCTGAAAGAGCTTTGTGGAATGCACTGAATTCAAGCATACAAAATGCAACAGAGAACACTCTTCCTGCCAACTAGACGTGTTTCCTCTCCCCACTGGCACCCTTCCTAGAATACTTCTCCCAAATATTTCCAGTCTCcattgaaatggaaaaaaaggcATAAGGTAGGTCAATAAGCTGGAAGGTATAACTTTGATGAGAATCAATTCTCCTCTCTAGAAAGATATTGTTTCTTTCATAGTTTAACCCTAAAAATCTTCTTTCAAATATCTAAATGACTACATATGCACCCTCTACTTTGAGGGATGCACCTATGATAATTCAAGAGAACAAGACAGCAGCACCCAGCTCTACACCCTAGCCTGTGATTAACTCTCCTGCTGCCTATTCCTGTCCCACAAAATAAATTTCAGTCTGGTTCAAATTTATGTTCAGAACCACAACCATCTCAAGGCACAGAAGGATGCATCTCAGATATCCCAATTGATCCAACTCCACTTCACGAAATATACTTGTATCTTCTGCATGCAGAAAATTAGATATTAACTTTCAACCTATCCATCCACCCCCTTCCTGAATGCCTCAAATCTGATTCAGAACCCCTCCACTACCCTAGCAACCACCCTACCCAAAACTTCCATCACTAAGACAAAAAAGAATGGAGGAAATCGATTTCCTTAGCAAAGCATACTCTAACTAGCAAAGAAACTTCAATTGGGAATATAGGCCCTGCACACCTCCTCCACCACTACCCAGGACCCATGTTGCTAACATATAGGAAAGAGAATAGCACTACATGTGATCATGTCTCTTCTCATCTGGCTTATACACTATTCCTGGAATCAAAACAGTCACTGGCCAACAAAACAACATTTAGGATTTATAAGTGTTAGGGCATTTTGAGTGTCTCACCCAAATCACTTCGTAGCTTTGAACCATAACTTTAGAAACACTCTTCCTTCCCCAAACCCCCCTTaccctctctctcttttccttcctcccaaaaaaaaaaaaaaatccacactTTCAGAACTAATATGATGACAGCAGCATCCAAACTCCCTATTCTGATTAAAAATCCTCCATTACCTCTTCCACCATCACTCCCAAAACTGCTCCAAGAAATTAATAGTCATCGTACCAGGCCCTAGAGACTTATCCACAATGAATCTTCAATGCCCCACCACCCCCTTACACCTTCCCTCTAACCAGAGTGTTTAATGTTTGCAAAATCTAACACATTCAATCTCTGAAAACTAAGAGAATAGTCTCTAGTGCTAACCCCTGATTTATCTTCATCATTCCTAGTCTTCAACTCCCTATCAGTGCAAGCTTACTAATGTGGTTACCTTCTGTGAATATTAACCATGATAAATAACTTTGTATTTTCACCCCACACTCTTAACCAAATAACAGTAAATTCTTGTCTCAACTGGTTAAATCCATTTCTGCTAACCTCATAAACCATCCTTTTCTCACTCTAAACACTTGCACCTGAGTTAGAACCCCCACCACACTCCTCATTCCATTTCTTAATTTCCTTCAGATCAGAGTTTTTTTAAGTGTTGCATTTTGAAACACCTTTTTCATGCAGattacacaaaatattaaaataaaaagaggaaaCTGATTAAAAAGGAAACGGGTAGATAAGTCCTACTTTCCATGAAGTTCTCTCACTGACACATTGTGGGGTGGGGGGGAGTACGTAGTATACATTAGAATCATTACAGGTTTATCATCAATATAACAACCAGAGTAAAAATGCGTAACAGGAACCTATATGGACATAGGCAATTTACTGACTTTGTAGTATGCAATGAAATGTAATAGTTTATTGCAGGAACTATAGAAATATAAGCAAAATGATACCAGTCTGCGCAACTTCCTCAAGTTTGGATCTCTACGTAAAGGCCCGTACCCAAGAATTCTgggaatttttcttttcataaatcGGAATGTATGAAATAACACATATCCATATATGAAGCATCTaatgaaaaaccaaaagaaCCATTGGATGTCATCTTGCTTTCTGGACCTAAAACTCATTTCTGCCTCAGACTGCCATTTCAAGTACCATGTCGAGCCAACAGTTTGATCAATTTCCTCAGGCCATGCCATTCCCAACCGTATCCTTAACTGTAACAGAACAGCAAAGGTAGCGagaatcaaataaaaagagCAACTATAAAGCAGCAaaatgtgaaaagaaaaaaaaaattctaagacaGCAGGTTATGGGCTTATTGTGTTAtgtgtttattaaataaataccggaaaagggaTGATAAACTCCACAAGAGGaaaaataatcatcatcattatgTCATCATTCAAATTTCTGATTTTCTCAAGAAGCCATTCTCTTCCATATGATACAATTCCTGTCTTCCAAAATCCATTCAAGCATCGATAAGAAAGTCTCATTATCAAGAAAAACTGTTCACGGAAATTCAACTCTGAGAAAGGAATCCGCATGAGGTGAACCGCAGTGGGAATACCAGCGGCCAGCATTTTCAAATACAACCCATCAAACCCTCCTAAGTCTTCAAACAGAACTTCGAATTCCTGGAATAAGAATCTAAAATGAGAAGCATGTTAACACAGTTTCATGAGAGAGAAATAAAACAAGAATTACATGTGTGTAACCTTAATATCAACATAATATTCCTTGTCATCCCCCTTCAGTGCAATATACATAGCTGCCCAGTCATGCCTAATTCGGGCATGCTCTACTAGCTTTTTGGACACAGCATATGGAACAGCCATTGGGTCCATTTCCCACCTACTTTTTTCTTCACTGAACCAAGTTTTTGCCACCACTCTATCTCGGTCCAAAAGTATATGTTCCTGCAGTAAACATTTAACAGGAAGTGCAATAATTCAAATCAAGTTCATTCACATAAGGACAACCTATATTAAAGCTGctgctgatgatgatgatgatgatagtAACAGCAATAATGACTATTATTTTGAAACTGCTAACTTTGGAAAAGATCTAACCAGAGCAGCACATCACAATGCCACCAGCACAAGTAAGAAATGAGATTTTATATCAAACAGAAATCAATACATACAATTTTCCTCAGAGGAAAAAAGTCAAATCATACCTTCACCTTCTCTGCCAAAACATCCCTAGCTAAAAAGTAATGGTAATGGCAATTATAACAACAATAAACAATGCACAATTTCTACAACAACAATAAACCCTTGTATCCCAACTATTTTAAAACATCCATATGAATTTTTATAGCAAAGCATAAATCCACactattttaaaacatcacATGAATCTTTATAGGCCATTAAGCTCTACATAGATTTCCATTAGATTAATTCCAAAATGGCAAAAAATTGGAATTGGtagaaaaaattgttctaaTCTCCATGAACTCCTACCAAAGTAAGAGATGAGGATATTAATAAGAGTGAAATTTTGCGAAAAAGAATGTGAATTCTAGTTGGGGGTATTTATACAGAATAGAATGAGCTGAGGGAAGCCAGGTATTACTTTGATAATTGGCCTAACCcttatcaaattcaattttgtcCTCTTTAACCACTTCAAATACATTGAGGATGTGTCATTCTGGACAAATACAGAATTACTGTTACTACTAGAATAGTTAATGAGTACTAGAACATAATGGAAGAACTCAAACTTACAAAACCTTGATTAACCGTCCAAGATGTCAATGGAAAAGGAGATAGCATAAGGGCTTAATAGCATTTCGAAAGATAACCAAACAGGAACAAAATTCAATCAATCTtttaagcaagaaaataataaatatcccTAGAATATGTCTAACAACAATTCTCAAGTCCAAGGGACACCAGATACTGAACAAATCCATTTTACATTAAGAAGTTGATTTGCCGTCAAGACGGCGAATTGATGAAAATCAAAGATGAAAGGGAGGTGCTCAAATACTTGATATAGATGATTTTTAGGTAACAGATACAAAATAGAATCAGCAATATCCcaacatcaaagaaaaattacaagGAATGATGTATATTGCTGACAACATTAAGAGCACATTAAAGAACATTACATCTTGCTATCTTTAAACAATCCTAGGtgaaatttgaatatgaaatcAATTGGCAGACCCAAAGCACTTATGTATAATCCATAGAGAAATATAAGGTAATACGGATGATCCCCATGTTCCAAGTTAGGATGAAACAGTGATAATGTTATCACAAAGTCAATACATGAAAGTATATGTTTCACAAAATACCTATCTTTggtctgataaaaaaaaatacctgtCTTTGGGCCACATACTGTTTACCAAGGTCAACATTTTCTAACAAAGTTCTTTTAAGATCTGCCTTAGCTTCTTCCCGCCActttttccaaccatggaaCAAATGAAAGCTAATAGCTTTAGGAACTACAACCTCCTTATCTCCAAACATCCACTTCAACTCAATTTCTGGAAAACCTTTCACAACTTCATCTGTTGGTGTGTTTACAACAAAACGCTTTTCATCCCCAAACCTCCTCATATTTTTTCTTACACGAGCCTCCATATTCCTTTGCATCTCCCTTGATTCTTTAAGGGCCTGCTTTATATGTAGAACAAAATCCATCGAATCTCGATAAAAGAGAGGACCAAGatcttcaatttccaaaatacTAGGCAGAATCATCTGTTCCCAGTATTCTCTTTGTGCAGTTTCCAAGTCTTTCTGAATGTCAGACCTAGAAAGTTTGGTAGCAGAGCCTTGTGGTACACTGTAACCAATAACAATTAAAGCCATTATGAGTTAATGGAACTTCACCAATTTAGATCtgaaacagaaaagaaaatgcTACTAAGAGACAATAACAGAAGATGCTGTAACTAATATGATAGAAATAAAGCATAAGAAAATTTGCAGAAAAGATTCTACTTCAGTGATTCCATGAACATCAAATCTATAATTTTTCATAGTTccaaaatgattgaaactctaTTAGCTATTCCACACGAAGACGCTAAGTTTACTATAGCACATAGAATGCAGTACCAACTTAGTTCTGACCAGATTAGTGAGTTGCAATATCATgtatcttttgaaaataaaaggttttaatcGCTAAAACATCAGCTAGTAATTTTGGTGCTTAAACTCATTCTTGTAAAAAGCCTAAATCCACGCAGCCCATGTATATTCATAAGTAAATTTTCGTctccattgggacttgaacttggaacctcccacaaactgGAAAGGAATGACTGTTTGGGAAAAATGGCCAATGCCTTTCTCCATGTGCAaagttttactttttttttccctttttttttttcttttttgaaacaatGGAGGAACATCATATAATTAGAATGTATATGAGGATGTAAAACTACATCAAATAAGAATCGGAAATCTAGAGCAACAAGATATTTCCAATTGCAGGCAAGAGGGTGttcaattaataattttcaacttctcaataaattccattttcaatcatacaattttctatttattatgactaattatttaagtatataaaaCTCTTCCAAATTTCCTTATTTCCATTTTAGTGTTTTTCCCCTCTTTGCTGGAAGTGGGAAAAATTAATCCTACTTCTCTAATACCATCTTTCGTCCAGTTAATACTCTTCAATTATGATTTATATTATCATATTCATAGAAACTTAGTGTAATATATGGTATGGTGCTTTTAAATCATACAAATACATGGCATTCATGTTGCAATAATTCAGCCCAAGAACTGAAAAGGCTTTGCATGTGCTAGAACCTAAACTCagccattttattttttttttatgggtacTCACCCAAGTAAATAGAGCAATCCCATTGTTTATGAGCACAGATTTTACTTAACATACAGCGTGTCTAAGTGGCCATCCAAACTTCAGCAAAAAGTTAACTTCAACTGGAGAGATCTTCTGCTTTGTAATTTCAGAAAGTTAACATTCCTAGATGATCCCAACTGATTTAAAAAACACAGGactaaaggaaaataatgagCACAGTTTCTTTTATGAGAAAACAATTAACAAAATACAATATCATGGAAATTTAGTTGCTGCTGTTAATCAGTCCCTGCCACCATTGGAGTCAGCATGATGATCAAAGAATGGTATGTAGACTACATGATATTGTATCCAAGAAagcaaaaacaagaagaagGAAATAAATCTAAAACCTTAAACTTGACCTGATTTGTGATATAAAACTGTGGAAGAATGAAATTAGAAAAGTCGTGATTTTGTAGAGAGAATTAGGCAATACCGTGATCAAAGGGATTTGTTGTAATTAAGTTAGGAAAGTTTTCTATTTAGGTGCTAGGATTTTTGGATATATATGAGTCTTTGTACATGCAAAAGATTAAGGAAAAGAATTTTTACCTTATATTCTTTCCATCTCTCTTCTACATGGGATCTAGACAAAGTCAAGGAGATCATACGTTGTTCATCAAGCATTCAAATTCAAGGGGAGTTACAGCTCTTCTGTTATATATAGACGACATCATTGTAATGGGAAATGATGAAAAGGAGAAACAAACTTTGAGGCAATGTTTGACCAAGGAGTTTGAGATTAAAGAGTTAGGAAGGTTGAAATACTTTCTAGGAATCAAAGTTGCATATTTTAATCaaggaatttttatttctcaacaGAAATATGTAATGGACCTTCTCAAGGAAACAAGAAAGTTGGCGTGTAAACTAACAAGCATACCAATAGATCCTAATCATAAGCTTGGAGAAGCTAAAGAAGATGTCACGATAAATAGAAAGATGTATCAACATCTGGTAGGAAGACTTATTTATCTCTCTCATACAAGACTAGATATAGCATATGTTGTGAGTGTCATTAGTCAGTTCATGCACAGTCCAAAAGAGGTTCATTTACAATCTGCTATTCGAGTGTTACAGTACCTTAGGGGTCTCTAGGAAAGGGATCCTATTTAAACGAAACTTAGGACTAATACTTGAAGCATGCACAAATGCAAATTATGTTGGATCTATAATTGATAGAAGATCAACCATTGGGTATTGCACTTCTTTTTGTGGGAATCTGGtaacatggaaaagtaagaaacaGAGTTTGTGGCAAGATCCAATGCCAAAGCAAAATTTCGTGCAATGGCCTAAGAAGTTTGTGAACTACTATGGTTGAAGATTATTTTAGAAGATTTAAAGATTAAATGGGATGGCCCAATGAGACTTTACTGAAATAATAAATCTACAATCAGTATTACACTTAATCCAGTGCAACATGATTGAACAAAGCACATAAAGATGgatagatattttattaaggAGAAACTAGATAGTGGGTTAATTTGTACTTTTTATGTATTTACTGACCGCCAACTTATAGATATACTCACAAAAAGCTTATAAACATTACAAAGTTTCAAGCAAGTATATCCAAGCTAGGAATGgaaaacatctattcaccaactTAAGGGGGAGTATGAAAGAATGAAATTAAGAAAGTCATGATTTTGTAGAGAGAATTAGATAATCCCGTAATCAAAGAGATTTGTTGTAATTAGGTTaggaaagtttttatttaggtgctaggattttttgtatatatatgagTCTTTGTATAGGTAAGAGATTAAGGAAAAGAATTTCTACCTTGAATTCTTTCCATCTCTCTTCTACAAAaccttcatatatatatatatatatatagatgtgtGTGTATATGTGTTAGGGCAGCCACAAGTGCAAGATTATCCAATTAGGACACTTATGTAATGTGGGGTaaatcaaaaaatcaaactcaGCAAGTTTAGCAGACCATCCAGGATGTTAGTCATTTCAGGTCCTGCAGTGTAGATTAAAACACCAATACCCTAACAAGTCCACTAAACTTGACATATTATAGCAATCAGATCCATCTGCAACAACAAAAAACCAAACCCTCTTAGCAAACCATCCAGGATTTCTGTCATTTTAGCTCCCACAATATTGACTAAAAATACAAGGACCCTAACAAGTCATACTAAAATAAGCATATTATACCAAACTGTTTGTTCATGGAGGTTGACAAAGAACCTATCAATGGTGAACCACACCCTTTGTTGAGCCAATACATTCGCATAACTAGAAAGATCAAAGTAGCAAATAAAAGCAATCGAAATATAACCCTATCATTTCATATTTATCAACTGCATTGttcaatttataaatataagagTCAATCCACTTTTTTCCTTGATCAGTTCTCTAAGTATTTCAAGTCAAGATCCTATTTAAACCTAGGTACACTCACACATGGAACCAAATGATGATGGTAATTTTACCTGTTGGTCCTCCCCAGCTTCATTTCTCGTCTAAAACTCGCCACCAATTGCTCACTCTCCCTTGTGATAAAAGAAAGCTCCCTTATACCAATGCTCATAGCCATCGTGTCCCTTCTCAAAATCCGATCCTCAATCTCTCCAATCCTTTCCCATATTTTAGCATACTCCTCATCTAACCGGCTCATACTCTCCTCCAACCTTGCAATTTGCTCCTTTATCTTCTTCCCATCACCACTTGCCTTCCCCAACAATCGGTCATGCTCCCTCTTTGCTTTCACCACCATGTCAACAATCTCCTCCGATCTATCTGACAAACCATCCTTCTCTCTCTTCAATTCCCTCAACTCAGCGTACAGTTCATTCATTATTTCCTCTTGCAATTCTTCTTTCTTCAATTTAACCTCCCTTAAGACCGCCTCTACCTTCTTCATATCAGCTTTACCTGACCTAACTTCTTCTATACTCCTAAGTAAACCCGAAACCACCTCTAGCAAACTCCTCGTGCAATCCGAGTACTTGTGATCCTTGGACTTCAACTCCTTTGTTTCTTCTAAAACTTTCCCactctctttcttcttccaCATTACATCACTTGCCACCGGAGCGGCAATTGCAGGTACCTGAAATCTCCCAGTTGGAAAAAATCCAACAGCAATGCAAAACACTGCAAACACAATTGGCCTTGCAATGCACTGTACTAAATTTCCCACCGATTTCTCAAATTTTACCGTGGAAACCactggtttttcttcttctttttcagaCATTGAGCTTCTAGAATCATCTGGAAAGTTAATTGCATGGAAAACACTTGCTATTGGCAAAAGATTTCGAGTTCTGTTTGGGGATTTCACTAAGAATCTTCTAGTTCTGGCGCGGTGCTTTTTGGCAGGGGAAAATGAATTGAATGTGAAGAATGAAGGACGTGAAGAGTTTCGATACGGTGGAGAGAGCTTTGCACTGATGGATGGAGAAGAGGTTAAGGTGAAATCCATTTACGCTCCGATTGTTTCTCGGGAAAATTCTCTGGTTCTTTGATAGCAAACTTTCCGTTATGGAAGGAATACAAGAATGTGAAGAGGCAACATCGATAGGAGGTGAAAGGTAGCCGGATTTTTTTCTCCGGCGGCGGAGGTACGGTGGAAAAATCGGAGAAGCGATGGAGGGAATTTGCTCAAGAAGAAGATAACAGGTGCTGATAGGGCTGTCTGTCAGCCGGCTTCAAGCCCACCCATCCAGACCAGCCCAATTGCATCTTTTGGGCTAAGTTGTACTAGATCCACCGTCCGGACCAGGCCAATAATTTAACATGGCGCTAAAAAGATGTTGGCATTGGTTTAACTATAGTGGCCTCGTGTCAGCCCCTTAGCCTCTTAACCCACTGTTGGAGGAAAGGGCCCCATGGataggccttgcacccatgggAGCCTAGACGAAGAGCAAGGATAGCCTTGAGGTTTTGTCATTCAAACCCTAGGAGTTAAAATGAGGAGGTCATACGCGAGCCAAACACGCACCAACCCACACCCACGCGCACACTTAGCGCCCACTAGGCTTATGTGGGCTATGGAGGGGTGCAAATGGAGGGTGAGATTTATTTTggaatataatttataattatttaaatatttcattatgtCTCCTCAAGTAGGTGTAATGTCTCCTCCCAAACATCTTGAAAATGACATGTATTGCTCTTTAAGGGAGGTAGGTGACTCAAGGAGGCACCAAGGAAAGACCTTGACCGCACCAAGGGGGCACCATGGCACGACCTTGAATGTGCCTAGGACACACGAACAGCACTCAAGCatgcacacatgggctccacgacatgtgCAGTGTTCACCCCGTGGCCGTAATGGCACGGGGCCTAGTACAACCTACCTCATTCCTGCACTGGCACAAGGGCGCTTAAGCCTTGTGCAGCGAGCCAGCTAGAAAAGCCATGGGCGCAACGCCATGGTTCGATGGGACACTAGACGTGCAACTGACTCGAGCCCATGAGGACTATGCATGGCACAGGGGCACAATGCCTTGTGCACCAGGAAGGAACAGCCATAGGCATAATGTCATGGCTCGTTGTTGTGAAGCTTGACTTGACAGAGGGAGCTAGACACAAGCCCAGGCCATGGGCACCTTGATATGGCATGGGCTCACACATCAAGGTAGGAAAGGCACACTGATGCACCAGACACTTGGTCAGCTGGTTGGTGCATGTTATTGGTTCGGATGGAAGCTAGCTAATGGCAACAAGTGAGTGATCAGGACAACATTTCAGCTACAACGAACTGGTAGATGGTTGTGGTGTTGATGGCTGGTGCGAAGAGACACCTTGGACTGAAGAAATGTCTCCAATTGGGTGGTTATGCGAGTAGTTCACCAGTTGAATGGTTATGCAAGCAGTTCACTAGCTAGGTGGTTATGCAAGAAATTATAGGCGGTTGTGGCAATTGCATAACCACCAGGCAGGCTCCTtggttttgaaattcaaattgtaAACTGCAGGCTATGTCTTTTAAAAGGGTCTCCTATCTCTCTGAGATAGAGCATAAGAGCATAG
It contains:
- the LOC100248755 gene encoding probable inactive ATP-dependent zinc metalloprotease FTSHI 5, chloroplastic, with amino-acid sequence MDFTLTSSPSISAKLSPPYRNSSRPSFFTFNSFSPAKKHRARTRRFLVKSPNRTRNLLPIASVFHAINFPDDSRSSMSEKEEEKPVVSTVKFEKSVGNLVQCIARPIVFAVFCIAVGFFPTGRFQVPAIAAPVASDVMWKKKESGKVLEETKELKSKDHKYSDCTRSLLEVVSGLLRSIEEVRSGKADMKKVEAVLREVKLKKEELQEEIMNELYAELRELKREKDGLSDRSEEIVDMVVKAKREHDRLLGKASGDGKKIKEQIARLEESMSRLDEEYAKIWERIGEIEDRILRRDTMAMSIGIRELSFITRESEQLVASFRREMKLGRTNSVPQGSATKLSRSDIQKDLETAQREYWEQMILPSILEIEDLGPLFYRDSMDFVLHIKQALKESREMQRNMEARVRKNMRRFGDEKRFVVNTPTDEVVKGFPEIELKWMFGDKEVVVPKAISFHLFHGWKKWREEAKADLKRTLLENVDLGKQYVAQRQEHILLDRDRVVAKTWFSEEKSRWEMDPMAVPYAVSKKLVEHARIRHDWAAMYIALKGDDKEYYVDIKEFEVLFEDLGGFDGLYLKMLAAGIPTAVHLMRIPFSELNFREQFFLIMRLSYRCLNGFWKTGIVSYGREWLLEKIRNLNDDIMMMIIFPLVEFIIPFPLRIRLGMAWPEEIDQTVGSTWYLKWQSEAEMSFRSRKQDDIQWFFWFFIRCFIYGYVLFHTFRFMKRKIPRILGYGPLRRDPNLRKLRRLKAYFKYRVTRTKRKKKAGIDPIRTAFDQMKRVKNPPIQLRDFASVDSMREEINEVVAFLQNPSAFQEMGARAPRGVLIVGERGTGKTSLALAIAAEAKVPVVEVKAQQLEAGLWVGQSASNVRELFQAARDLAPVIIFVEDFDLFAGVRGKFIHTKKQDHEAFINQLLVELDGFEKQDGVVLMATTRNLKQIDQALQRPGRMDRIFYLQQPTQTEREKILRIAAKETMDDELIDYVDWGKVAEKTALLRPVELKLVPVALEGSAFRSKFLDVDELMSYCSWFATFSGFVPKWMRKTKLVKKVSKTLVNHLGLTLTKEDLQNVVDLMEPYGQISNGIEFLNPPLDWTRETKLPHAVWAAGRGLSAILLPNFDVVDNLWLEPLSWQGIGCTKITKAKNEGSMHGNVETRSYIEKRLVFCFGSYVASQLLLPFGEENILSSSELKQAQEIATRMVIQHGWGPDDSPAVYYYSNAVSALSMGNNHEYEVAAKIEKMYYLAYDRAKEMLQKNRRVLEKVVEELLEFEILTGKDLERIVEENGGIRETEPFFLSKVHEKEPESSSFLDSGNGSGTALLGAAT